GTATTCTTATAGGGAAAAAGGTTATGAATGTCTATCATTTTGAAGAAATATCTGACTTAGTTTTGGAATTTGAAGATAATACTTTTCTTGAATTGTTTCACGATAGTAGTTTTTTTGAAGGGTGGCAGTTAAGAGGAGACAATGGATTCTATTTATTTACATTACCAGGAGGTTCTTACTCAGACTAAGTAAGCAATTTGCTTATTTCACTAATGGGCGCTTATCTGGAACTAGGGGGATATTTATGAAACAAGGTAGAATTATTATAATTACTGGTTCTCCTGGAACTGGTAAAAGTACAACGGCTTCTCTTATTGCTAAAGAATCTAGCTTATCAAAAGCTGTACATATGCACACTGATGATTTTTATCGCTATATTCAAAAGGGGGCAATACCTCCGTTTTTACCTGAATCACAAGAACAAAACCTAATTGTTATTGAAGCTTTTTTAGAGGCTGTAACACGTTTTGCACGTGGAGGGTATGACGTGATTGTAGATGGGATTGTTGGTCCTTGGTTCTTAAAGCCGTGGTTGAATGTTGCACAAGATAATTATGAAGTACATTACATCATCTTAAGAGCA
This window of the Sporosarcina ureae genome carries:
- a CDS encoding AAA family ATPase — its product is MKQGRIIIITGSPGTGKSTTASLIAKESSLSKAVHMHTDDFYRYIQKGAIPPFLPESQEQNLIVIEAFLEAVTRFARGGYDVIVDGIVGPWFLKPWLNVAQDNYEVHYIILRATKEETMKKAINRTKLDVDINIELVEKMWDQFNNLGTYESNIIDTTNQSTEESVSAIKATIERKTSLLTK